The Spirulina subsalsa PCC 9445 region TCGGGTAAGACGAGGGTGACGGCTTTGGCGGCTCCGGTGGAGGCGGGGATGATGTTTTGGGGGGCGCCGCGTCCTCCGCGCCAATCTTTGCGACTGGGACCGTCTACGGTGGGCTGGGTGGCGGTCATGGCGTGGACGGTGGTCATGAGGCCTTCGGCGAGGCCGAAGTTATCTTGAATGACTTTGGCAATGGGGGCGAGGCAGTTGGTGGTACAACTGGCGTTGGAGAGGACAAGATGACTGGCTGGGTCAAAGTCGGCATCGTTAACGCCCATGACGATGGTTTTTACTTTCTCGGGGTCTTTGGTGGGGGCGGAGATGACAACTCGTTTGGCTCCGGCGGCGATGTGTTTGGCGGCGCCGTCGTAGTTGGTGAAGAGTCCGGTGGATTCTACTACATAGTCTACTTCGCGATCGCCCCAAGGTAATTCGGCGGGGTCACGCATGGCGGTACAGGGGATAAAATGACCGTTGACGGAAATTCCCCCCTCTGAACTCTCCACGGCTCCATGATAAACTCCGTGAGTGGAATCATACTTGAACATATAAGCCAAGTGGGGAGCCTCG contains the following coding sequences:
- the gap gene encoding type I glyceraldehyde-3-phosphate dehydrogenase; amino-acid sequence: MSKQVKIAINGFGRIGRLVLRAAMNNRHIHVVGINDLFEAPHLAYMFKYDSTHGVYHGAVESSEGGISVNGHFIPCTAMRDPAELPWGDREVDYVVESTGLFTNYDGAAKHIAAGAKRVVISAPTKDPEKVKTIVMGVNDADFDPASHLVLSNASCTTNCLAPIAKVIQDNFGLAEGLMTTVHAMTATQPTVDGPSRKDWRGGRGAPQNIIPASTGAAKAVTLVLPELKGKLTGMAFRVPTPDVSVVDLTFKTEKATSYQEICAAMKAAAEGPMQGFLAYTEDEVVSMDFKGDPHSSIFDAGAGIELNDHFFKVVSWYDNEWGYSCRVLDLISLMGHKEGLL